The DNA segment TCATTAGGACATTTCTAAATTGCTCATATAGGACATTATCACTTTGCGGGAACAGGTGGGAACATCGATACGAATATGAGGATGAGATCGCCACGACCGGAAAACCGGTCTCGCGATGACAAGAAAAGACTGGATGCCGGATCAAGTCCGGCATGACAGATGGTTAGGGCAGACGACAGGTATCACCTGTTTAGGGCGTCTGCCGCTAACAGAATATGAATGGGGTAGATGAAGGAGCCTTCCACTCACAGGAAAATTATTGACGAAACCGTATCGCGGGGGCATGTTGGGCTGTGGCTTCTTTGAACCTAAACTCTCCCCTGCAATACGTCAAAGGGGTTGGACCGCGCAAAGCGGAGATACTGGCCAACTACGACCTCCACACCGTGAGCGATATGCTCCGCTATTTCCCTCGCCAATACCTCGACCGAAGCACGGTCGTTCCGATTGCTGATCTCAAAGTCGATCAACCGGTAACGATTGTCGGACAAGTCAAGGCGCACGGAGTTCTTCACGGCAAACACAAACGCTACGAAGTTATCCTCGGTGACAGCACCGGGGCTGTGTCGCTACTGTGGTTTCGGGGGGTTCGCTATTGGGAACGGTTGTTCAAAAAGAACCAATGGTTCGCAGCCACAGGGACGGTCAGTTATTTTCAGGGATTCCAAATCCTTCATCCCGATCTCGAACGACTGGAAGACGAGAGCGACCAGATGATCCATGCCGGGCGGATTATTCCGGTCTATCCGCAGACAGCCGAACTCAGCAAAGTCGGTCTCAGCAGTAAGGGAATCCGGCGGATCACATCGTTTATCTTTGAAAATCTCACAGAACACATCGCCGATCTTCTCCCCCGCGCCGAAACGGACCGCCTGAAATTGCCCTCGTTGCAAGAAGCGATTCATCACATTCATTATCCCGAAAATCGTGACCAGATCGAGACCTGTCGGCGGCGGTTGGCGTTTGACGAATTGCTGGAGTTTCAATTCCTGATCGTATCCAGTCGTCGCCAAAAGGAAGTGGCAATTAAAAAACAACGGTATACTTCACCTGGAATAAACCTGAAGAAATTCATCGCCGCACTACTGTTTGAATTGACTGCCGGACAAAAAGCAGCAACGAAAGAAATCGCTGCTGACCTCGGCCGCGCACGGCCGATGACACGGATGTTACAGGGTGATGTGGGCTGCGGCAAAACTGTGGTAGCCATTATCGCCGCCCTTCACGCGGCCGAGAACAATTTGCAAACAGCGTTTATGGCTCCTACGGAAATCCTGTCCGAGCAGCATTTCCGTGGCTGGCAACGGCCACTTGAGGAAGCTGGATTCACAAGTGCGTTACTGACCTCTTCCATGAAAAAGACCGAAAAAGACAAGATCGGTGCCGCGTGTGGACGGGGTGAGATCGATATTCTCTTCGGAACGCATGCGTTGATATACGACTACGTTTCCTTCGAGCGATTGGGATTGGTCATCATCGACGAACAGCACCGATTCGGCGTTAAGCAACGAGGTAAGCTTCATGCCAAAGGAGACAATCCTGACCTCCTGGTAATGACAGCCACACCGATTCCACGCACGCTGGCTTTGACTCTATATGGTGACCTTGACATCACGACTATTCCCGACCTCCCTCCCGGTCGCAAGCCGGTTCGCACTGTCTGGCGCATGCCTGATGCCGCGACCAAAGTTTATCAATTCGTTCACGATGAAATCGCCAGAGGTGGACAGGCTTATTTTATCTACCCGTTGGTCGAAAAAAGTGAGCACCTCCAGTTAACCAGCGTCGAGGATGCCTACGCCGAGTTGACCGCCAATCAGTTGTCCGGACTTCGAGTAGGAATGGTACACGGACGGGTCAAAGCCAAAGAACGTGATGAAATCTTGCGCCAATTCAACAGCGGAGACCTTGACATACTGATGGCGACCACGGTGGTTGAAGTTGGGCTTGATAATCCGAATGCGACATTGATGGTGATCCAGCATGGAGAGCGATTCGGACTGGCACAACTGCATCAACTACGCGGACGGATCGGACGTGGGAAAAAACAGGCGACGCTGATTGCACTGGCTCATCCGCCAATTTCCGAGATGGCCCGCCGTCGACTGGATTACTTCTCGCAGACAACGGATGGATTCAAGATCGCCGAAGCTGATCTCGAATTACGCGGCCCCGGTGAGCTGTATGGTCTCAAACAATCGGGTCTACCGGAGTTGCGTGCCGCCAGGCTGACATCTGACCGCGACCTGCTTGAAGCAGCTCGGGGATTGCTCGAACGGCTATTCTCGGACGATAACAGCCTTGACAGTTCCTACCAAAACCTGTATACGTACCTGAAAGAATCGGCAGTGGTCAAAGCCTCGAACCTGGGCGGTGGGTAAAACTAAAGCCGAGACGTTGGCAAATCGACCACGAATCATGGAGAACATATTTTGACCAACGAAGATGACCTGGACAAGACTCTTTTTTCCCAGATGATTCTGTCTTTACAGATGGGCGCTATGCAGCAGATGGGCAAGTTTGCCTCTCCGATGACCGGCAAGATCGAACGGGATATGGTTATGGCCAAGGCGAGTATCGATATGCTGGCAATGCTCGAGAAAAAATCCAAAGGCAATCTCACCGAGGACGAAGACAAACTGATTGGACACGCTCTATATGAACTCCGCATTAACTTCGTTGATGAGAGTAAGAAGAGCGACCAACCGACAGAGACTGCAACATCGGACAGTAATAATTCTGGCGCTGAGGCAAGCGACTCCGAATCGGATGAAACTTCGACCGAGCCGGAGAAGTCATAATCCCTGATTCACTTGGATCTCGATTCGATTGAAGTGTATAAACAGATGAGGTTGCGTTATTGCGTGTTGGCCAAGCGCTTTATTGCTCTTGATCTTACAGCGGGTATCAGTTATAATAGCCCCTTATGAAAGCGACTGTACAACTGCCACTTAACCAGAACATACCAGAGTCCGATGTCGCCGCCGCGATTGGTGACACTGTTGAGTTTGATAAACCTCTGGCTCCCCTGACGAGCTTCCGTACCGGAGGTCCAGCAAAATATTTTATCGCGGTTCGTAGCGTAGACGAAATAGTGCGAGCCATATCGGGTGCGTGTAGACTCGATATTCCGTATGTCCTCATTGGTGGCGGATCGAATCTTTTGATCTCTGACGCCGGTTTTGACGGTCTGGTCATCAAGATTGCGATTGCAGGTATTCAACTCGTTGGCGAAACAACGATTGAGTGCGGCGCAGGTGAAAACCTGATGGCGGTGGTAGAGTTCGCCGCGAGTAAATCCCTGACCGGGCTGGAATTTGCCGCCGGTATATGGGGAACGGCTGGCGGAGCGGTGTATGGCAATGCCGGTGCGTATGGAGGTGGAATGAGCGATGTAGTCACCGAAGTCGTACTTATTGATTCGGAAGGGAAAACCAAAACGCGAAACCATGAATACTGCCGCTTCGCATACCGTGATTCGTATCTTAAGATGACTAAGGAAGTCATAGTAACTGTCCGAATTAAATTGCAGAAGGGAGAACCCGGCAGAATTCGCGAGAAGATTGCCGATATCCTGGCTGACCGAAAGACGAAACACCCGGATCAGTTGACGGCGGGTTGCTTCTTCAAGAATATCGAAGACCCTTCTCAGCCGCATGGTAAGCTAGCGGCCGGCCGCCTTCTTGAGGAAGCAGGGGCCAAGTTGCTCTCGGTCGGCGATGCTGAAGTTTTTGAGAAACATGCCAACATGATTGTCAATGTCGGCCACGCCACATCGCACGACATTCATGAACTGGCGACCCGGATGAAGGAACTGGTGCGAAAGAACTCCGGGGTTGAGTTGGAAGAAGAGATCACTCGCATCGGACAATTCTAATTGTAGGAGTATGCCTATCGAATAGTATATATCGATATGATTCGTACCGATTACAAAAGAGTGACTGTGATTCAGAGAACATCAAGGTTACTTGCTACTATTCTGTCTTTGATGGGCGTCATGCTGTGCATTTGTCCCGTTGCGGACGCAGCATCCGGGTTTAAGATGTCCCTCTATGCGCCGGCATCACTTGTGTCGTCATATGTCGATCCCCCTGACAGACTTTCCGTGTCCCTCGGTGCACCTGTTTATCCTCCCCTATCCACCAAACTGAAGTTCCGGCCTAAGTGGATCTATTCAAATTTCAATGAGGGCTCGCATCGGTTCGAAACGAATTTGAAGCGGATGGGCAGACGGACAAGCTCTCTCATCCCAGTCTCAGTAGATGCCCGACACTATGCTACTTTCAGAATGGACCAGAATCGCAATGAAAAATTTCATCGGCCGGTTATGGGGTCTTTGGATGTGGGACGACAAGAAAGAACCAAAGGGGGACTTGGAATCAATGTGGGACTGCCAAAGCGATTGGATCGTATTTTCGGTGAGGGCGGAGCCGGATTGCGTGTAAGTGGTTTCCGCAAAATCATGTTCTCGGGGAGATCGCAATGGACCGATGCGGCTCAGTCACCATCCTTTAAGCAGAGCAAGTTCCCTTCGCTGCATATGGAACAAATCTCCCGGTTCGATATCACCGGCACCATCGGCAGCAAAATCACGGTCAAGGTTTCTCAGGATAGTCAAACCGATATCCCCCTCGCCAACCGATTGCAAATTCGCTACAAAGGCAACGAAGACGACATTCTCAAAACTATTGAGGCGGGCAATACTAACTTGTCGCTTCCCAACACCAAGTTTGTCGGCTATTCGTCACGCATTCGCGGCTTATTTGGCATCAAAGTAGAAGCCAAGGTAGGGAATCTACGTCTCACTGGAATCGCATCACAGGAAAAGGGATCCTCGGAATCGGCCCGGATCACACCCAGCGGCGAAGAAAGCGCGAAGATAATTCGCGACAATGAATACGTCAAACGACGCATCTTTGATTTGGGACATGAGTCCGAATTCCAACTCGGTGATTCTGTTTTAAGAGTGATTGCCTACCAGGCACGACGAGAATCGGATATTGATGCCGAAGTCACGGCTATTCTTGCACGAATGGTGGTTGATCCCTCGAACCCGCAAAACCATAGCAGTGAGAATGAGGAATACTTGCAGTCAATGGAAGCTGGAGTGGAGCTCATATCAAACGATGAGTACGATATCAAGAGTTATCCGCAGTCCCGCCATCATTATATGGTTTTTAAATCCTCCAGACGTGATCAGTCACTTGGAATTTATATGGAGGTACTCCGTTCCTCCAGCGGCAGTATCGAGGCTGTGGGAGACAACGTTTCTGACACGGCTATACTGAAACTGATATACAGCCCCAAAGCGGACACCACTTATGTCACCTATGATCTGATGTGGCGCAACTGCTATACAATTGGTCGGGGTGCGGATATCTTGGATTTCGACATTAAGTTCTATAAGGGACCAAGGGGTAGAGAGGACGGTACCGAGAGTGTAAGCGACCAGAGCACCGAAGGACTTGGTACGCAGTCGTATCTCCAGATACTCGGCCTGGATCAATACGACGGAAACAGAAATGTCCCTGACGGCAAGCTTGATAATCGCTCGGAAGTGTTCCGACCCGATTGGGGATTACTGATTCTCCCTCACCGTCGTCCTTTTGATACCGACACTACATTCCTGTACGAGAACGGTGGCAGCTCACATGTCCTGGAGAAGAGAGTTCCTCTGATCTACGATGCCACTGCTACCGGTCAACCTATCGCCAGTGAATACTTCATGCGGATCTTCACAAAGTCGCGCAGTTCGACAATCCGCTTGGGGAAACCCAACATTATCGAGGGTTCGGAGAAAATCACAGTCAACGGCCGGCAACTGCAAAAGGACATCGACTACAGTATCAACTACGATTTCGGCCAGATAACGCTGCTGTCTGAAGAAGCGACAGATGTTAATGCCGATATTAATATTGATTTTGAATATGCCCCTTTCATGGCAGTAGCCAAAAAAACCTTGCTTGGCATGCGGGCCGTTTATGATATGGGCCGAGATTTCAAAATTGGCACTACTATCCTGTACAAATCGGATAAAGCCGAAGATCGCAAACCAAGAGTGGGGCAGGAAACCGCCAAAGCGGTCATTTACGATATTGACACCCAGGTGAAGTTGCACCCTAATTTCCTGACTTCAGCTCTTGATGCACTGCCATTTGTTTCAACCACGGCTCCTTCAAACCTGTCGGTATCAGCTGAACTGGCCCAATCGCATCCCAACCCCAACGTTGATGGCGTGGCTTACGTCGATGATTTTGAAGCATCTACAGAACAACTCTCCATTGGCACTTTCCGTACTCAATGGCAGAAATCCTCCATCCCTTTCCAGTTGACGGATTCGGCTACGGAACTTTCTCGCCTTTTGTGGCATAATCTGATCGACCCGTATAGAGTAGATGAGATTTACGCTAAGAAAGAAACCGGTGCCGGTCAGGGAGCGGTGCGAGGCCTGCGATTCATCTTCCGACCCAACTATCTCGACACAGCCTGGGATTCGAGTCTTGTTGACGGAAGTGAAACTGAGTACGAGTACACCTTTAGCGACGACGACATACATGACTCAAGCCCCGACACTACTTCGTGGGCCGGAGTAACACGTAGCTTCGGGGGACGCATCGATGCTGAAAGAGCACAAGTATTCGAATTCAGAGCCCGTGCCCCAGGCGACAGCGGTATCATGCACATTGAATTTGGAAGAATTAACGAGGATATTGACGACAACGGTAACGCGTACTTCGAACGTGAAGATGAAACCGGTGTGTCGGAAGATTTCGGGCTTGATGGCCTGCCGGACAATCAAGAACCGCGCTACAATGCAACAACGAATCCCGATCCCAATCACGACAACTGGTTTTTCCTCGGAGACGGCATTTGTCCGCCCAATTGCGGACAATACACCAATGAGTCAAACTGGAACGACCCGATTAACTATGAGTGGCTTAACGGTACCGAAGGCAACAGAATCGACGGCGAACATTATGAAATAGCCGACAAGGAGGCCTTCACCAACGATTTCAATACCGATGACGGCTACTTCTCCTACTGGGTCGACTTCGGGGCTGATTCTGTGCGATTCAGAATCGATTCATCGGAGCACGATCCTGGCGATGGTCATGGATCGTGGTTCACGTATCGCATCCCAATTAACGACCCTGATCTGGTTGACGCGGATGGGGAGTATGTCCAGCAAGTCATCATCAATGGATCCTCGGAAGATGCCACTTTGCAACCGGACTGGAATAAGATCAGCCATATCCGTATCTGGTTTGAAGGCAGGCCTGGTCAGACCACAGCGGACACTATAGAGATTGCCGATTGGTATTTTGTACAATCCAACTGGCAGGATGAAATTGCGTACAACGATTCTGACTCTACAACGAAATTCATAATCGCTTCCGTCAGTGAGGAAGATGGCACCTTTGATGCTCCTTCCAACGTGGAAGCGTACACTGACCCCAACACCGACATCGAAGAATCCCAGCGGGGGCTGTTGTTGCAATTCGAGGACATGGACTCTCGCGATACGTGTTTGGCCGTCAAGAACTTGGTGTCGATCGACGGCTACAGCGGCTATGGAACTATAGAAATGTATGTTCACGGCAGATACCTGAACCCGGCTGACGATGGTAAGGTGTGGTTCATATTCAGACTGGGTACCGATTCGGTCAACTTCTATCAGCAGCGAATGAGATTGTACGATGGTTGGGATGTACGTAATTTTGTCAATATTAAGTTCGACGAAATAACTGCCCTTAAGGACTCGGAACAACGACAAAGAACTCGCAGTGAATGGCTAGATGTAGATATCTATAGTGACGATGCCGACAGTACTTTCCGAGTCCGGGGCAATCCGAATCTAAATGCCATCAAATACTTCGCAGCCGGTGTTGTCAACAGCGATCAACTCAACGACGTTTCCGGTGAAATCTGGCTTGATGAACTGAGGGTCACTGACGTCCGTCGCGATGTCGGTACGGCGGCAAGGATATCATTTAGTGGCAACCTGGCTGATCTTGGCGGCTACAACTTTTCATATCAAACAAAGGACCCGTATTTCCGCGGTCTGTCAACCTCGACCAGAGGTGGATCGAGCCGGAATCTCGGTAGCGGTCAAACCCAGACTAGCATGTCTTATTCGGCTTCAGTTAATCTTGACAAATTCATGCCGCGATCATGGGGTGCCAAAATTCCCGTATCGGTATCCTATTCCAAAACGACATCAACTCCGTTGCTACGGAATGGATCCGACATCGTTTTGCCTGAGGAAATCCGCATCGAGGAGCGCAGTCTGGGTGAATCCCAATCGTTGTCGGTATCTCCGAAATTCAACCGGCCCGGCAGAAATCCCCTATACTCATTATTACTCAACCGTCTGACCACAAAGTTCTCATACCGTCGAAACACCCGATCTTCGGTCAATCAACCTTACAGCTTCGGTGAGAGTTACAACGTGCAGAGCAGATTTGACCTGAGTATGAGGACGGTTCCGAAAATCCCTGTTTTCTTCTGGACCAAGTGGATTCCGTTCGCGAAGAAAACAGCCGGATCACAACTTGGTCTATACCCAAAACGCTGGAATGTCAGCGGCGACTATGACCGCAATCTGTCGGTATCCCGTAACATCAGCGGTGACCTACAGAGCGATCTCAAACGCACTTTCAACGCTAAAATGGACGTCCAGTACGAAATCCTGGAGAACCTTATTTCCAGTCTGCGACTTGATACCCGACGTGATTTGAGTGACGTCGAGAATGTGGACCTGTCGTTTAAAAAACTTCGCCTGGGTCTTGAACTACGCTACAGTCAGTCCTTCGGCGTAACCTACAATCCAAAAGTTTTCTCTTTCCTGGGTACTAACTGGTCTTACAAGGCACAATACAGTGACGACTGGGACCGGTCCTCTGAGTCGCGCCGATCCTCGCTCACTCGCTCATGGAGTGTTAGCGGCACATTTGACCACATAAAGTTTCTGGGCGGCAAAGGCAGTTCCTCCGGTCGTGACCGCGGTCGTCAGCGCGGTCGGCGCGCCCGCAAAACGGACGTGACAGTAGAAAAAGGCAAACCGTTCTACGATCCACCACTGGCTGTGCTACGGTTCCTGACTGCGTGGATACAGGTGCCAAAATACAACTACAGTGAGAATTTCAAAGCTTCTGTCCCTGGCATGGACTCACGACCAAGACTGGAATATCGCTTTGGACTTGTCCGCGGGGATCACGGTGTGTCAACTATATCCCAGACGCGCAGCCCATCTTCATCACAGGGCAAAAGCTACGATCTGTCCAGTGGTTTCTCTCTACTGAGTGGCATCAAAACGGAAGTGAAGTTCAGGCGAAGTATCAACGAAGACCTGATCAAACAGGGGAACCGTTCCCGGAACACTTCTACGAGCTGGCCAGATCTAACCATTCGCATTTCCCGCTTCAAGACTCTGCCGTTGATAAAGAACGTGGTAAATAAGCTCATTGACGTCCTGTCACCTCGCACAGGCTACTCACGCTCCACGAAAGAAACGTTCGATCTCAATGGCGGTTTTGTCACTTCATCTTCCGAAATTATCAGCCGCAATCCTCTGCTCCAGGTGAATTTCAAAGTGTTCAAGGGTTTGTCGTTGTCATCTTCGTATGCGCTAACCAAAGATATCAGACGAGCTTTCAACCCCACTAGCGGTAAGTTTCAGTCGGAGTCCCAGTCCAATCGCAAGACCTTTGGTGCTTCGACCAAGTATAGTTTTTCAGCCCCAAGCGGCTTCAAGCTCCCCATTTTTGGCCGTGTGAAGTTCCGCTCAACAATGTCGATCTCAATCGACGTCAAAAGAAACATGAGCACAACCAGAAGCTTTAGTGCCGATGGAAAAGAGGGCCGACCTACCGAGAAATCAGAGTTTCGTATATCGCCGAACATATCCTATACTTTTTCACCTAAGATCCGTGGCGGCCTGAGCATGCAATGGTCCGACAACAACAGTAACGGACGTAAGAGCCATCTGAGGGAAGTCAAGCTCTCGGTGGAGATAAGATTCTAACCTTCAATTCAGCATGATCGAATACACACGACATCGTATCCTCTGACACACAGATGGTTTCTCTTGACTTGAATAGACCCATTCCGATTTATTAGCATCATGACTTCAAAGCTATTACTCTGCTCGAATCTTGTCCTACTATCGATTTTTATGTTCTGTTGTTCTTCTCCGCAGGTAGCGACACCGGTTTTCGATGGTGACCTTGCATATCAACATCTAATCCACCAGGTAGAATTCACGCCCCGGGTTCCCGGCAGTGAGGCTTCGGCTCGTTGTCGCAACTATGTGTACGATTTTTTTGACAGCCTGGGACTGAGTGTTGATTCCCAGATGTTCACTTTTCTCGATCCATATTCCGGGCAGGACATCCCCATGGTAAACGTCATAGCACATTGCAATCCCCAGCTTGATGCGTCGCAACGTATTGTCCTCATGGCCCACTACGATTCTCGTCCCAGAACCGACTATGCCTTTGACACATTGCTGATTGATGAGCCAATCGACGGCGCCAATGACGGCGCTTCCGGGGTGGCTGTCCTGCTTGAGCTGGCGCGATTGCTGTCGATTCAGCCGCCGTCAGTTGGGGTTGATCTGGTTCTGGTTGACGGTGAAGACTGGGGCAAGTCCGGAGACTCACAGTATTACCTCCTCGGGTCACGCGAGTTTGCCCGTCGGGGTATCCGGGACCGTTACCAATTCGGTATCGTCATAGACATGATTGGCGACCGTGACCAGCAGGTCTATCGAGAAGCGTTTTCAGAACGATACAACAAGCCCCTTAATGACCTCGTCTGGGAGACAGCACAGCGTCTCGGCGTGACAACGTTCATCGACAGCGTTCATTACACGGTGATGGATGACCATCTGCCACTCCAGGCGAGCGGTGTTCCATCGATCGTGCTCATCGATTTTGATTATCCAGAATGGCACACTGAGTTTGACACCCCTGACAAATGTTCGGCCCAGTCGCTATCCAATGTCGGGCGGATCCTCGTGGATATAGTCTATAAACCTGAAAATTGGCCCAGAAAATGATTGAGAAACCGAGAGATTTCCCGGCGGTGGAAGAATTACTTCAGCATGAGGAGTTAGCCGAAGCCGTACTATTGATTCCACGTCCGGCGGCAGCGGAAATTATCAAAGCAACCATCGCGAATGCCAAAGCGCAGCTAACTAAGACACACAAGCCAATCACACTGGAGCGACTAAATAACGATATTCGCAAAGCCCTGTTAAAGGCCAAGAGGCAGGAAATAACCAGGGTAATCAATGCGACAGGAATCGTCGTTCATACAAACCTGGGGCGAGCACCGCTACCGGCTGCACTCTTTGAAGCGGTCAAAGAGAGGGTGACCGGCTACGGTAATATCGAATTCGACCTTAACACCGGCGGACGGGGAAGTCGCGGACTTGCTTGCGAGAAATATCTGGTTCTTCTCACCGGAGCTGAAGCTGGAACCGTGGTCAACAATTGCGCGGCAGCCTTGTTTCTCATTCTTAATACGCTGGCTAATCGCAAACAGGTACTTCTGTCTCGCGGAGAAATGGTTCAGATCGGCGGCGGTTTTCGTATTCCCGATATTCTCAAAAAATCCGGCGGGAAGCTTTGTGAAGTAGGCACGACAAACATTACGACCATAAAAGACTACGAGGACAATATCGAGACTGGTCGTTCCGGATTGATCCTGAAAGTACACAAAAGCAACTTCGTCCAGAGCGGATTTACTGAAGAAGCAAACCTCAAAGAACTCGTGACCCTCGGTCGCAAATACGGCTGGCCGGTTGTCAACGATCTTGGCAGTGGTGTGTTCATTGATACGCGTGACATTCTGGGATACGAAGAACCAACTGTTGGACATTCGGTCAGAGCGGG comes from the Candidatus Zixiibacteriota bacterium genome and includes:
- the selA gene encoding L-seryl-tRNA(Sec) selenium transferase; this encodes MIEKPRDFPAVEELLQHEELAEAVLLIPRPAAAEIIKATIANAKAQLTKTHKPITLERLNNDIRKALLKAKRQEITRVINATGIVVHTNLGRAPLPAALFEAVKERVTGYGNIEFDLNTGGRGSRGLACEKYLVLLTGAEAGTVVNNCAAALFLILNTLANRKQVLLSRGEMVQIGGGFRIPDILKKSGGKLCEVGTTNITTIKDYEDNIETGRSGLILKVHKSNFVQSGFTEEANLKELVTLGRKYGWPVVNDLGSGVFIDTRDILGYEEPTVGHSVRAGVDLTSFSGDKLLGGVQAGLIVGSSEYIKKIKRNPLFRTMRVDKVVFSIVEHLLSVYLSGDFQTDIHLWQILSIAESDLYQRGQKILSDLGHPSGLSVEATKAFVGGGSMPEADIPSVGIVFSTAYSATRLMRQFRNRSLPIIGRIENDQLILDLKAISENDLSILTTAIKEVIE